From the Plasmodium brasilianum strain Bolivian I chromosome 7, whole genome shotgun sequence genome, the window CTTGATGTTCCGCACAAAGgagaaatggaaaaagaaaaagatgagGATGTTGAAGATGAGGAAGTTGCAGATGAGGAAGTTGCAGATGAGGATGTTGCGATTGAGGAAGTTGTAGATGAGGATGTTGCAGATGAGGATGTTGCAGATGAGGAAGTTGCAGATGAGGATGTTGCGATTGAGGAAGTTGTAGATGAGGATGTTGCAGATGAGGATGTTGCAGATGAGGATGTTGCAGATGAGGATGTTGCGATTGAGGAAGTTGTAGATAAGGAAGTTGTAGATAAGGAAGTTGTAGATGAGGAAGTTGTAGATGAAAAAGTTGAAGGTGAAAAAGTTGAAGGTGAAAAAGTTGAAGGTGAAAAAGTTAACATAGTTGACGTAGCTGCAGATGAAGGTGAAGCCCCAGAAGATGAACACGTGACTTTAGTGAAAAGTACAGGGTACTTGTTTGATAACAtatacaatgaaaaaaatgcatttgCAAATATAgttgaaaatataatgatttatttaaataatttgaaaaagaaaaacaaatactacaatttaattttttcttactaCCGTTATGCTACAAAATATAACGCTTCAGACGATTACactttttctaaaaaaatttttgaaaaggtGAACTCCTTAGATATAATACAATTATGTatctcttttaattttaccaATGAAAGTTTATTTGAATCATTGTTGTCTTCGTACAACGAGTTAAATTTAATTGAACTCAGTAAGATATACTATATCCTATTTGATCTAaccaattttttaatagatatatatgataCATTTAAAGAAGAGAATAAAATTAGTACACAATTCttacacaatttttttttaaattataaattaaattatatatgtgaggaaaaaattagtagcatccataaatatataaatgatgataatagtAATTACATCTCTTTGTTAAATTTATTGTTGAACTATTGTATGAACCTTacagaaaatattatgaacttTTTCATAAGTATCAAAAACGAGGGTGCTAGCTATTTAAGTGAAATGATCATAGTGAAAAAGGACTTCTACGAAGAGGTACTTAAGTATGGTGGTGCTAACGAGAGGGGAATTCAGTGTGGCGGTGCTGACGAGGCCTTACTTAAGTGCGGAGGTACTGATCGGGAGGTATTTAAATGCGGGGATGCTGATGAAGTCATACTTAAGTGTGGTGGTACTGAAGAAGTTATACTTAAAGGAAAAGGTACTTACGAGCCCATACGTAAATGCGGCAGTGTTGACGAGTCCATACGTAGATGCGGCAGTGTTGACGAGCCCGTACGTAAATGCGGCAGTGTTGACGAATCCATACGTAGATGCGGCAGTGTTGACGAGTCCATACGTAGATGCGAAAGTGTTGACGAGCCCATACGTAGATACGAAAGTGTTGACGAACCCATACTCAAATGCAGCCACGTGGATAAAAGACATTGCTATAAGAAAGAAGATCTCATAGAAGAGGAGCATAGTTCATTAATAAGCAGCACTCATTACACGGATGAAGGGAAAAAGGAACGGTGCGACgacttttttgaaaattgcTCTGATATTAAGAAAGAGAGTAGTTACGAATATCACAAAGAGATAAGGGATGATCCAATAAACCTACTCAATTGTATGTTCATTTGCTCCTGTAAAGAAAATGTTGTTTTACTGAGAGGTGACAGAAATGAGAATGCTCTCATGAACAACGTGAACTGTGTGAGCAGCATGAACCACATGAACTGTGCAGGCAAAATaggacaaaaaaatatatatgcttataaaataaaaactacaAACATGAATTTAAATATCTTGAAAAACAGTTTGTGTGTTCTCTTGAAAGCAATGAAAATAACACATTATTTGAACGAGAcgatttataaaaaaatatttctcatttttaacGAAATGTTCACTGGATTGAtgaaatgtttatataaaaagaatgacATACTATTTTTAAACTACTTTTTTacagatatattaaaaactaCCCATGTGatgattttatattataatgaaaaaattgaaaaatcgCCAAAGCAAActatgttattttataaaagttttaataAACTTATTGATCAGATATGTAAATACCTACATAATAAGAATctcttttttgaaatatattcgGACATATGTATAGAGTCCGAACATGCTCATGTTCAAAAATACTTACACAATTATGAGGAAACGTATTATGAGCTATTTTCCTTGTTTTACGCAATTATTGCAAAGACGAACCGTATTAACAACGaaattttcctatttttctGCTGCGCAGTAGGGGAAGAATCAACAGAAGGGGAAGAAGCAGCAGAGGGGAAGAAGTACCGACCAGATGGAAAAATTGGAAAGGTGGGTAAAAACCTAATAACACATGCAGAGAATACCAAACTGCACAATTTCGAGGACGCTCCTCTATATATGAACAGTAGCTTTTTAAACAGctacaaagaaaaaatgaagggcaaaaatattaacaaacatataacaatttttatattccttgAAAAGAagataacaaaattttttttttttttcaaatacatgttttgttttatatggGTAAAATTTAGAAAGGGGCTAGAAAAGAACAGATGCAAAGTACGGAGAGATTTCCAattagtattaaaaaaaataaaatatgtcaTATTTGACATGTTTGTTAAATACAcaaaattattgttaatatatcAAGGATATTCAAAACAGGGTATTGATATGGGGAGGAGAACGGGCGTGTCTGTCTTTGATCAGTTTCATTTATACATGAAATCCATTGAGCAAGTTGTTCTTTCAATGCTACCCTATTGCCCTAATGATATAATAACGAAACTGGACATATATATGGCAAATAGGTTAAAGATGGTGATGCAGGATGTGGGAGTGTTTCATGAGTGTAATAAGTCTGACGAGTATGACAAATTTGACGAGTTTGTTTCATTCAACAGAATTTTATACTGTCCAGATGGACTCTATGCTGAGGGGAGAGAAGTATTATCGAACGGTGTACCACTTAATGATACAAATTTGCTAAGACATGCTTCTCATCAAGGGGATACAGAACAAAGGAGCATTGAAGGAGACAAGAGAAGATTTAATGAAGCAATATATACCTATTTTTACAAAGGGAAAGGAAACTATTATGAAAGTAGCAAAGTAGGTAACTACAAAATGAAAGGGGGGAATTGCGATGAACCGAAGTTCGAATATATATCCAAGGTTCAATTTCCCAAACATTGTGATATCAAATGTGATCATCGTCATATACAGAGTAGTGGACAAAGGTGGGGCGCCCTTCCATCCCACATGATGCTCCTAAACTTTTTGGGCCTTATTTACATAAGCATAATGGAGGAGATAACCAacgataaatataaatttgtttattttagaaaatgCTTGGTACATGTGGAATTTGTAAAGAAGTTGCAATTGGTTCTGGTCAGCAGCGTTTGTAATGTTAGTAGTAAAAAATGGCATAAAGATTGTCATAAAGAGCAATATAAAGAGCGATATAAAGAGCAATATAAAGAGCGGTATAAAGAGCAATATAAAGAGCGGTATAAAGAGCAATATAAAGAGCGGTATAAAGAGCAATATAAAGAGCGGTATAAAGAGCAATATAAAGAGCGGTATAAAGAGCAATATAAAGAGCGGTATAAAGAGCTGCATAAGGAAATACATAAAGAACCGCTTAACAAGGTTGACGGAACAGAGATAGGAGGAAGTGACGCAGGAATACACgtagataaatatttttgcttcCCTTATGAGTTGTTGTcgttaattattatatctcAACTAAAATGTTTTATGAACAACACTCTAAACAATtacaaaatatgtacaaGTGCCGTTGAACTACTATTTTATATGAGTTCATCCGTaaaccctttttttttttatattgcaaaaaaattatggaaaattatagcattatatattaacaaaaatgaagatattATATCGCTATCAGCTTTAATaaagattttattttatttaatttccaATAAAAAGAAGGGTTCAGTTATTCAAGGAAACAATCGTTTATTTAAGAACAAAGTTAagtgtaataataataagcagtatttgttatatgtatttttaaaaaatcaaatagtTGTAGATGTGAGtggtaaaaattatttattcttttttcacaCCTTCTTGAAAGGAATACAAGCGGAAGAATTAGTGGCTCTAGTTATacgaatatttttatgtacatttcATGTTCATTTACAGTATACTTTGAATctccttttaaaatttttaaatgcttATGAAAAGAAGGTAGAAAAGGAGGAAAGCAAAAAGAACCAGGTTGATATTAGTGCGCAAGATGATGGAgctagaaaagaaaaagaaaaagtaaacatCAAGCAGATGGTTGAGGATGACCTCTTTTATAGAAGGAACACTCAAAATGATTGCAGCAAAGGAATGCCCGCTCCCCTACAGAGTAGTAACTCAGTTGAGCGAAAAAAGAACGATCGTAATGAAAACACCAATGAAGTGGGTAACACTTCTGATGAAGGGAACACCATCGAAGAGGATAATGTAATTTCCCTTTTTGTCTACTTCGACATAATTAAAGCATTCCCAAAGCTATTTTTTGATTGCAATAATGAAGTAAATTTAAAGAATGAAATCCAAAgtacttttcattttttcatttacgtAAACGAGGAATATAATTTACTTGAAAAAagaagtgaaaaaaataaatatataaaacttcttaataaattaaaaagaactAATCagcaattttattataatagcGCAAAAATATACTTCCCTTTGATAATGTCTTCTTTAATATCGTATTCccaattttttgttttaactAATATTACTCAGTCATTTCCAAAAATAATAGTTGTAcgtttttatgaaaatttctTTAGCAATAAGTTCTTGTACACACTTTGTAATAACTCCGCATATGTTCAAATCTTATCTGAATCTCTCTTAGTGTTAATGTATTTAGCAATGACGTGCAAAAGTTTGGATGAAAGGCAGAAAAACAACAATATGATTCATCCTAGGGGCGGGCTTCCACCGGAAGATGTGCTTCATCCACAGGTTACAGATAACAATATTAGAGGAACAGACGAGAATAACAAAACATATCGTGCAAGAACAGGGGAGTATAACGACAATATGGAAAATACTGAAATTGGAAAAAACAGAAACAGTATGAACACAGCTGATGTAGACTTAAGTATTTTATCGTGTCTTCTTAAggtgtatataattttccttGAGGAATATCCCTATATGTTTTTGTCATCTATGCTTAcactaattaaaaataatattcgtatattaaaaaatgaaacgaatttctttatattttacgaAAAGATTTGTAATGAATTGAAACAGGACGGTAAATATTCCCCACCTTTTAAACTTTTAATGTTGTCAATtttggatttttttttttgtaataatggGAAGGATTACCTGAACAGTCAGGAAGTAGCAAATGCgcatttttcccattttgcAAACTTCGCGTCAAGTAGTAGAGAGAGagaggaaaatataaaattatctcAAATGAAAAGAAGTAACTTCTTGAATGTATTTTTTCAGAACAGTTTCACCTCTCACTCAttatcaaatttttatttaaaaaatcagCTTTCAAAAttctttcaaaaaaatttaaaaaaatatagcttACATGGTCAGGACGTTGAAAACCTATCGAATTTACTCCTTGTAGATCTTAATAAGTGGACTAacatttgaaataaaaaaaaagggggcaTAATTATTCCTCCTTCCATGGGGGGATACTTCATTTTCACTTATGTTTTTCACGCCCTTTTGATTATTCATCTTCCATTTATTCGTTCTTCATTCGCACATCCGTTCACCTGCTGATTAGTAGGTGAAtggtatgtacatgtatatgtgcgtTATTCGTGCTGTACTGGATATGCTTACTGTGTGAGTGTTTTGCATATGTACGAATACTCCATATGCACACATTTTTGCTAGTCTATttgcttccttttttttttcgttatacctatttttttttttttttctttttttttgcgtatatttaataacataTCATACCATAaataggtaaaaaaaaaaaaaaatgaaattttttgcAATGTTATTTGAAGCATCATTTTGTAGATAATTAGGaaagttttatataaatagaaattgtttaaaaaaaagaaaaaggtgAAACCCAATTTAATGCACACAGGGGGAAACCTATAACAAACAcgttttttcatcatttttattatttttgttgttgttttttagatttttttattttttttaatttttatttaattttccttCACCA encodes:
- a CDS encoding hypothetical protein (conserved Plasmodium protein), with protein sequence MMFNENSENNEESVSKVFMWMEGNYFLDVPHKGEMEKEKDEDVEDEEVADEEVADEDVAIEEVVDEDVADEDVADEEVADEDVAIEEVVDEDVADEDVADEDVADEDVAIEEVVDKEVVDKEVVDEEVVDEKVEGEKVEGEKVEGEKVNIVDVAADEGEAPEDEHVTLVKSTGYLFDNIYNEKNAFANIVENIMIYLNNLKKKNKYYNLIFSYYRYATKYNASDDYTFSKKIFEKVNSLDIIQLCISFNFTNESLFESLLSSYNELNLIELSKIYYILFDLTNFLIDIYDTFKEENKISTQFLHNFFLNYKLNYICEEKISSIHKYINDDNSNYISLLNLLLNYCMNLTENIMNFFISIKNEGASYLSEMIIVKKDFYEEVLKYGGANERGIQCGGADEALLKCGGTDREVFKCGDADEVILKCGGTEEVILKGKGTYEPIRKCGSVDESIRRCGSVDEPVRKCGSVDESIRRCGSVDESIRRCESVDEPIRRYESVDEPILKCSHVDKRHCYKKEDLIEEEHSSLISSTHYTDEGKKERCDDFFENCSDIKKESSYEYHKEIRDDPINLLNCMFICSCKENVVLLRGDRNENALMNNVNCVSSMNHMNCAGKIGQKNIYAYKIKTTNMNLNILKNSLCVLLKAMKITHYLNETIYKKIFLIFNEMFTGLMKCLYKKNDILFLNYFFTDILKTTHVMILYYNEKIEKSPKQTMLFYKSFNKLIDQICKYLHNKNLFFEIYSDICIESEHAHVQKYLHNYEETYYELFSLFYAIIAKTNRINNEIFLFFCCAVGEESTEGEEAAEGKKYRPDGKIGKVGKNLITHAENTKLHNFEDAPLYMNSSFLNSYKEKMKGKNINKHITIFIFLEKKITKFFFFFKYMFCFIWVKFRKGLEKNRCKVRRDFQLVLKKIKYVIFDMFVKYTKLLLIYQGYSKQGIDMGRRTGVSVFDQFHLYMKSIEQVVLSMLPYCPNDIITKLDIYMANRLKMVMQDVGVFHECNKSDEYDKFDEFVSFNRILYCPDGLYAEGREVLSNGVPLNDTNLLRHASHQGDTEQRSIEGDKRRFNEAIYTYFYKGKGNYYESSKVGNYKMKGGNCDEPKFEYISKVQFPKHCDIKCDHRHIQSSGQRWGALPSHMMLLNFLGLIYISIMEEITNDKYKFVYFRKCLVHVEFVKKLQLVLVSSVCNVSSKKWHKDCHKEQYKERYKEQYKERYKEQYKERYKEQYKERYKEQYKERYKEQYKERYKEQYKERYKELHKEIHKEPLNKVDGTEIGGSDAGIHVDKYFCFPYELLSLIIISQLKCFMNNTLNNYKICTSAVELLFYMSSSVNPFFFYIAKKLWKIIALYINKNEDIISLSALIKILFYLISNKKKGSVIQGNNRLFKNKVKCNNNKQYLLYVFLKNQIVVDVSGKNYLFFFHTFLKGIQAEELVALVIRIFLCTFHVHLQYTLNLLLKFLNAYEKKVEKEESKKNQVDISAQDDGARKEKEKVNIKQMVEDDLFYRRNTQNDCSKGMPAPLQSSNSVERKKNDRNENTNEVGNTSDEGNTIEEDNVISLFVYFDIIKAFPKLFFDCNNEVNLKNEIQSTFHFFIYVNEEYNLLEKRSEKNKYIKLLNKLKRTNQQFYYNSAKIYFPLIMSSLISYSQFFVLTNITQSFPKIIVVRFYENFFSNKFLYTLCNNSAYVQILSESLLVLMYLAMTCKSLDERQKNNNMIHPRGGLPPEDVLHPQVTDNNIRGTDENNKTYRARTGEYNDNMENTEIGKNRNSMNTADVDLSILSCLLKVYIIFLEEYPYMFLSSMLTLIKNNIRILKNETNFFIFYEKICNELKQDGKYSPPFKLLMLSILDFFFCNNGKDYLNSQEVANAHFSHFANFASSSREREENIKLSQMKRSNFLNVFFQNSFTSHSLSNFYLKNQLSKFFQKNLKKYSLHGQDVENLSNLLLVDLNKWTNI